One Silene latifolia isolate original U9 population chromosome 4, ASM4854445v1, whole genome shotgun sequence DNA segment encodes these proteins:
- the LOC141652466 gene encoding uncharacterized protein LOC141652466 isoform X6, translating to MAAVVDSWTENLPSVNEPLEGHYHNWNSAVELASLQENFESVNAALEGRTISDLMRNMAETIPSFTENFRSANEAFEKAKKHSFMRVQILYDKIDKQRGLSELIMNEEEKITKFDKKQTLANEDLQLLSNEDLQNVDDPFEVDKMAWSESVEKLYRRRDQDLTGKNLTGKMAEVEKKQEDLMLWFESVEKLYRRKDQDLTGKNPTRKMSEVEKEEVDKMAWFESVEKLYRRKDQDLTGKNLTGKMAEVEKEEEDLMLWFESVEKLYRRRDQDLTGKMAEVEKKQVDKMAWSEYVEKLYRQRDQDLTGKMAEVENEEEDLMAWFESVEKLYRRKDQDLTRKNPTRKMSEVEKEEVDKMAWFESVEKLYRRKDQDLTGKNLTGKMAEVKKEEEDLMAWFESVEKLYRRKDQDLTGKMAEVEKEQKARNHFSQRALKLKDKMDEPEKNQEYIVAGKSHCDSFADK from the exons ATGGCAGCTGTAGTAGACAGTTGGACCGAAAATTTGCCGAGTGTCAATGAACCTCTTGAG GGACATTATCATAATTGGAACAGTGCAGTTGAATTAGCTAGTTTGCAAGAAAATTTCGAGAGTGTCAATGCAGCTCTTGAG GGGCGTACTATCTCTGATCTTATGCGTAACATGGCTGAGACAATACCCAGTTTCACAGAAAATTTCCGGAGTGCCAATGAAGCTTTTGAG AAAGCAAAGAAACATTCCTTCATGAGGGTTCAGATTTTGTACGATAAGATAGACAAGCAGCGAGGATTGTCTGAGCTAATCATGAATGAG GAGGAAAAAATTACCAAGTTTGACAAAAAACAG ACTCTTGCTAATGAAGATCTGCAGTTGCTTTCTAATGAAGATTTGCAGAATGTCGATGATCCCTTTGAG GTGGATAAAATGGCATGGTCTGAATCCGTTGAG AAACTTTACAGGCGAAGGGATCAAGATCTTACGGGAAAGAATCTTACGGGAAAGATGGCTGAGGTTGAGAAAAAACAG GAGGATTTAATGCTATGGTTTGAATCCGTTGAG AAACTTTACAGGCGGAAGGATCAGGATCTTACGGGAAAGAATCCTACGAGAAAGATGTCTGAGGTTGAGAAAGAAGAG GTGGATAAAATGGCGTGGTTTGAATCCGTTGAG AAACTTTACAGGCGGAAGGATCAGGATCTTACGGGAAAGAATCTTACGGGAAAGATGGCTGAGGTTGAGAAAGAAGAG GAGGATTTAATGCTATGGTTTGAATCCGTTGAG AAACTTTACAGGCGGAGGGATCAGGATCTTACGGGAAAGATGGCTGAGGTTGAGAAAAAACAG GTGGATAAAATGGCATGGTCTGAATACGTTGAG AAACTTTACAGGCAGAGGGATCAGGATCTTACGGGAAAGATGGCTGAGGTGGAGAACGAAGAG GAGGATTTAATGGCATGGTTTGAATCCGTTGAG AAACTTTACAGGCGGAAGGATCAGGATCTTACGCGAAAGAATCCTACGAGAAAGATGTCTGAGGTTGAGAAAGAAGAG GTGGATAAAATGGCGTGGTTTGAATCCGTTGAG AAACTTTACAGGCGGAAGGATCAGGATCTTACGGGAAAGAATCTTACGGGAAAGATGGCTGAGGTTAAGAAAGAAGAG GAGGATTTAATGGCATGGTTTGAATCCGTTGAG AAACTTTACAGGCGGAAGGATCAGGATCTTACGGGGAAGATGGCTGAGGTTGAGAAAGAACAG AAAGCAAGGAATCATTTCTCGCAGAGGGCTTTGAAGCTGAAGGATAAGATGGATGAGCCTGAGAAAAACCAG GAATACATAGTTGCTGGCAAGTCTCACTGTGACTCATTTGCTGATAAGTAG
- the LOC141652466 gene encoding uncharacterized protein LOC141652466 isoform X23 → MAAVVDSWTENLPSVNEPLEGHYHNWNSAVELASLQENFESVNAALEGRTISDLMRNMAETIPSFTENFRSANEAFEKAKKHSFMRVQILYDKIDKQRGLSELIMNEEEKITKFDKKQTLANEDLQLLSNEDLQNVDDPFEVDKMAWSESVEKLYRRRDQDLTGKNLTGKMAEVEKKQEDLMLWFESVEKLYRRKDQDLTGKNLTGKMAEVEKEEEDLMLWFESVEKLYRRRDQDLTGKMAEVEKKQVDKMAWSEYVEKLYRQRDQDLTGKMAEVENEEEDLMAWFESVEKLYRRKDQDLTRKNPTRKMSEVEKEEVDKMAWFESVEKLYRRKDQDLTGKNLTGKMAEVKKEEEDLMAWFESVEKLYRRKDQDLTGKMAEVEKEQKARNHFSQRALKLKDKMDEPEKNQEYIVAGKSHCDSFADK, encoded by the exons ATGGCAGCTGTAGTAGACAGTTGGACCGAAAATTTGCCGAGTGTCAATGAACCTCTTGAG GGACATTATCATAATTGGAACAGTGCAGTTGAATTAGCTAGTTTGCAAGAAAATTTCGAGAGTGTCAATGCAGCTCTTGAG GGGCGTACTATCTCTGATCTTATGCGTAACATGGCTGAGACAATACCCAGTTTCACAGAAAATTTCCGGAGTGCCAATGAAGCTTTTGAG AAAGCAAAGAAACATTCCTTCATGAGGGTTCAGATTTTGTACGATAAGATAGACAAGCAGCGAGGATTGTCTGAGCTAATCATGAATGAG GAGGAAAAAATTACCAAGTTTGACAAAAAACAG ACTCTTGCTAATGAAGATCTGCAGTTGCTTTCTAATGAAGATTTGCAGAATGTCGATGATCCCTTTGAG GTGGATAAAATGGCATGGTCTGAATCCGTTGAG AAACTTTACAGGCGAAGGGATCAAGATCTTACGGGAAAGAATCTTACGGGAAAGATGGCTGAGGTTGAGAAAAAACAG GAGGATTTAATGCTATGGTTTGAATCCGTTGAG AAACTTTACAGGCGGAAGGATCAGGATCTTACGGGAAAGAATCTTACGGGAAAGATGGCTGAGGTTGAGAAAGAAGAG GAGGATTTAATGCTATGGTTTGAATCCGTTGAG AAACTTTACAGGCGGAGGGATCAGGATCTTACGGGAAAGATGGCTGAGGTTGAGAAAAAACAG GTGGATAAAATGGCATGGTCTGAATACGTTGAG AAACTTTACAGGCAGAGGGATCAGGATCTTACGGGAAAGATGGCTGAGGTGGAGAACGAAGAG GAGGATTTAATGGCATGGTTTGAATCCGTTGAG AAACTTTACAGGCGGAAGGATCAGGATCTTACGCGAAAGAATCCTACGAGAAAGATGTCTGAGGTTGAGAAAGAAGAG GTGGATAAAATGGCGTGGTTTGAATCCGTTGAG AAACTTTACAGGCGGAAGGATCAGGATCTTACGGGAAAGAATCTTACGGGAAAGATGGCTGAGGTTAAGAAAGAAGAG GAGGATTTAATGGCATGGTTTGAATCCGTTGAG AAACTTTACAGGCGGAAGGATCAGGATCTTACGGGGAAGATGGCTGAGGTTGAGAAAGAACAG AAAGCAAGGAATCATTTCTCGCAGAGGGCTTTGAAGCTGAAGGATAAGATGGATGAGCCTGAGAAAAACCAG GAATACATAGTTGCTGGCAAGTCTCACTGTGACTCATTTGCTGATAAGTAG
- the LOC141652466 gene encoding uncharacterized protein LOC141652466 isoform X15: MAAVVDSWTENLPSVNEPLEGHYHNWNSAVELASLQENFESVNAALEGRTISDLMRNMAETIPSFTENFRSANEAFEKAKKHSFMRVQILYDKIDKQRGLSELIMNEEEKITKFDKKQTLANEDLQLLSNEDLQNVDDPFEVDKMAWSESVEKLYRRRDQDLTGKNLTGKMAEVEKKQVDKMAWSEYVEKLYRQRDQDLTGKMAEVENEEEDLMLWFESVEKLYRRKDQDLTGKNPTRKMSEVEKEEVDKMAWFESVEKLYRRKDQDLTGKNLTGKMAEVEKEEEDLMAWFESVEKLYRRKDQDLTRKNPTRKMSEVEKEEVDKMAWFESVEKLYRRKDQDLTGKNLTGKMAEVKKEEEDLMAWFESVEKLYRRKDQDLTGKMAEVEKEQKARNHFSQRALKLKDKMDEPEKNQEYIVAGKSHCDSFADK; this comes from the exons ATGGCAGCTGTAGTAGACAGTTGGACCGAAAATTTGCCGAGTGTCAATGAACCTCTTGAG GGACATTATCATAATTGGAACAGTGCAGTTGAATTAGCTAGTTTGCAAGAAAATTTCGAGAGTGTCAATGCAGCTCTTGAG GGGCGTACTATCTCTGATCTTATGCGTAACATGGCTGAGACAATACCCAGTTTCACAGAAAATTTCCGGAGTGCCAATGAAGCTTTTGAG AAAGCAAAGAAACATTCCTTCATGAGGGTTCAGATTTTGTACGATAAGATAGACAAGCAGCGAGGATTGTCTGAGCTAATCATGAATGAG GAGGAAAAAATTACCAAGTTTGACAAAAAACAG ACTCTTGCTAATGAAGATCTGCAGTTGCTTTCTAATGAAGATTTGCAGAATGTCGATGATCCCTTTGAG GTGGATAAAATGGCATGGTCTGAATCCGTTGAG AAACTTTACAGGCGAAGGGATCAAGATCTTACGGGAAAGAATCTTACGGGAAAGATGGCTGAGGTTGAGAAAAAACAG GTGGATAAAATGGCATGGTCTGAATACGTTGAG AAACTTTACAGGCAGAGGGATCAGGATCTTACGGGAAAGATGGCTGAGGTGGAGAACGAAGAG GAGGATTTAATGCTATGGTTTGAATCCGTTGAG AAACTTTACAGGCGGAAGGATCAGGATCTTACGGGAAAGAATCCTACGAGAAAGATGTCTGAGGTTGAGAAAGAAGAG GTGGATAAAATGGCGTGGTTTGAATCCGTTGAG AAACTTTACAGGCGGAAGGATCAGGATCTTACGGGAAAGAATCTTACGGGAAAGATGGCTGAGGTTGAGAAAGAAGAG GAGGATTTAATGGCATGGTTTGAATCCGTTGAG AAACTTTACAGGCGGAAGGATCAGGATCTTACGCGAAAGAATCCTACGAGAAAGATGTCTGAGGTTGAGAAAGAAGAG GTGGATAAAATGGCGTGGTTTGAATCCGTTGAG AAACTTTACAGGCGGAAGGATCAGGATCTTACGGGAAAGAATCTTACGGGAAAGATGGCTGAGGTTAAGAAAGAAGAG GAGGATTTAATGGCATGGTTTGAATCCGTTGAG AAACTTTACAGGCGGAAGGATCAGGATCTTACGGGGAAGATGGCTGAGGTTGAGAAAGAACAG AAAGCAAGGAATCATTTCTCGCAGAGGGCTTTGAAGCTGAAGGATAAGATGGATGAGCCTGAGAAAAACCAG GAATACATAGTTGCTGGCAAGTCTCACTGTGACTCATTTGCTGATAAGTAG
- the LOC141652466 gene encoding uncharacterized protein LOC141652466 isoform X22, with protein MAAVVDSWTENLPSVNEPLEGHYHNWNSAVELASLQENFESVNAALEGRTISDLMRNMAETIPSFTENFRSANEAFEKAKKHSFMRVQILYDKIDKQRGLSELIMNEEEKITKFDKKQTLANEDLQLLSNEDLQNVDDPFEVDKMAWSESVEKLYRRRDQDLTGKNLTGKMAEVEKKQVDKMAWFESVEKLYRRKDQDLTGKNLTGKMAEVEKEEEDLMLWFESVEKLYRRRDQDLTGKMAEVEKKQVDKMAWSEYVEKLYRQRDQDLTGKMAEVENEEEDLMAWFESVEKLYRRKDQDLTRKNPTRKMSEVEKEEVDKMAWFESVEKLYRRKDQDLTGKNLTGKMAEVKKEEEDLMAWFESVEKLYRRKDQDLTGKMAEVEKEQKARNHFSQRALKLKDKMDEPEKNQEYIVAGKSHCDSFADK; from the exons ATGGCAGCTGTAGTAGACAGTTGGACCGAAAATTTGCCGAGTGTCAATGAACCTCTTGAG GGACATTATCATAATTGGAACAGTGCAGTTGAATTAGCTAGTTTGCAAGAAAATTTCGAGAGTGTCAATGCAGCTCTTGAG GGGCGTACTATCTCTGATCTTATGCGTAACATGGCTGAGACAATACCCAGTTTCACAGAAAATTTCCGGAGTGCCAATGAAGCTTTTGAG AAAGCAAAGAAACATTCCTTCATGAGGGTTCAGATTTTGTACGATAAGATAGACAAGCAGCGAGGATTGTCTGAGCTAATCATGAATGAG GAGGAAAAAATTACCAAGTTTGACAAAAAACAG ACTCTTGCTAATGAAGATCTGCAGTTGCTTTCTAATGAAGATTTGCAGAATGTCGATGATCCCTTTGAG GTGGATAAAATGGCATGGTCTGAATCCGTTGAG AAACTTTACAGGCGAAGGGATCAAGATCTTACGGGAAAGAATCTTACGGGAAAGATGGCTGAGGTTGAGAAAAAACAG GTGGATAAAATGGCGTGGTTTGAATCCGTTGAG AAACTTTACAGGCGGAAGGATCAGGATCTTACGGGAAAGAATCTTACGGGAAAGATGGCTGAGGTTGAGAAAGAAGAG GAGGATTTAATGCTATGGTTTGAATCCGTTGAG AAACTTTACAGGCGGAGGGATCAGGATCTTACGGGAAAGATGGCTGAGGTTGAGAAAAAACAG GTGGATAAAATGGCATGGTCTGAATACGTTGAG AAACTTTACAGGCAGAGGGATCAGGATCTTACGGGAAAGATGGCTGAGGTGGAGAACGAAGAG GAGGATTTAATGGCATGGTTTGAATCCGTTGAG AAACTTTACAGGCGGAAGGATCAGGATCTTACGCGAAAGAATCCTACGAGAAAGATGTCTGAGGTTGAGAAAGAAGAG GTGGATAAAATGGCGTGGTTTGAATCCGTTGAG AAACTTTACAGGCGGAAGGATCAGGATCTTACGGGAAAGAATCTTACGGGAAAGATGGCTGAGGTTAAGAAAGAAGAG GAGGATTTAATGGCATGGTTTGAATCCGTTGAG AAACTTTACAGGCGGAAGGATCAGGATCTTACGGGGAAGATGGCTGAGGTTGAGAAAGAACAG AAAGCAAGGAATCATTTCTCGCAGAGGGCTTTGAAGCTGAAGGATAAGATGGATGAGCCTGAGAAAAACCAG GAATACATAGTTGCTGGCAAGTCTCACTGTGACTCATTTGCTGATAAGTAG
- the LOC141652466 gene encoding uncharacterized protein LOC141652466 isoform X26: MAAVVDSWTENLPSVNEPLEGHYHNWNSAVELASLQENFESVNAALEGRTISDLMRNMAETIPSFTENFRSANEAFEKAKKHSFMRVQILYDKIDKQRGLSELIMNEEEKITKFDKKQVDKMAWSEYVEKLYRRKDQDLTGKNPTRKMSEVEKEEVDKMAWFESVEKLYRRKDQDLTGKNLTGKMAEVEKEEEDLMLWFESVEKLYRRRDQDLTGKMAEVEKKQVDKMAWSEYVEKLYRQRDQDLTGKMAEVENEEEDLMAWFESVEKLYRRKDQDLTRKNPTRKMSEVEKEEVDKMAWFESVEKLYRRKDQDLTGKNLTGKMAEVKKEEEDLMAWFESVEKLYRRKDQDLTGKMAEVEKEQKARNHFSQRALKLKDKMDEPEKNQEYIVAGKSHCDSFADK, translated from the exons ATGGCAGCTGTAGTAGACAGTTGGACCGAAAATTTGCCGAGTGTCAATGAACCTCTTGAG GGACATTATCATAATTGGAACAGTGCAGTTGAATTAGCTAGTTTGCAAGAAAATTTCGAGAGTGTCAATGCAGCTCTTGAG GGGCGTACTATCTCTGATCTTATGCGTAACATGGCTGAGACAATACCCAGTTTCACAGAAAATTTCCGGAGTGCCAATGAAGCTTTTGAG AAAGCAAAGAAACATTCCTTCATGAGGGTTCAGATTTTGTACGATAAGATAGACAAGCAGCGAGGATTGTCTGAGCTAATCATGAATGAG GAGGAAAAAATTACCAAGTTTGACAAAAAACAG GTGGATAAAATGGCATGGTCTGAATACGTTGAG AAACTTTACAGGCGGAAGGATCAGGATCTTACGGGAAAGAATCCTACGAGAAAGATGTCTGAGGTTGAGAAAGAAGAG GTGGATAAAATGGCGTGGTTTGAATCCGTTGAG AAACTTTACAGGCGGAAGGATCAGGATCTTACGGGAAAGAATCTTACGGGAAAGATGGCTGAGGTTGAGAAAGAAGAG GAGGATTTAATGCTATGGTTTGAATCCGTTGAG AAACTTTACAGGCGGAGGGATCAGGATCTTACGGGAAAGATGGCTGAGGTTGAGAAAAAACAG GTGGATAAAATGGCATGGTCTGAATACGTTGAG AAACTTTACAGGCAGAGGGATCAGGATCTTACGGGAAAGATGGCTGAGGTGGAGAACGAAGAG GAGGATTTAATGGCATGGTTTGAATCCGTTGAG AAACTTTACAGGCGGAAGGATCAGGATCTTACGCGAAAGAATCCTACGAGAAAGATGTCTGAGGTTGAGAAAGAAGAG GTGGATAAAATGGCGTGGTTTGAATCCGTTGAG AAACTTTACAGGCGGAAGGATCAGGATCTTACGGGAAAGAATCTTACGGGAAAGATGGCTGAGGTTAAGAAAGAAGAG GAGGATTTAATGGCATGGTTTGAATCCGTTGAG AAACTTTACAGGCGGAAGGATCAGGATCTTACGGGGAAGATGGCTGAGGTTGAGAAAGAACAG AAAGCAAGGAATCATTTCTCGCAGAGGGCTTTGAAGCTGAAGGATAAGATGGATGAGCCTGAGAAAAACCAG GAATACATAGTTGCTGGCAAGTCTCACTGTGACTCATTTGCTGATAAGTAG
- the LOC141652466 gene encoding uncharacterized protein LOC141652466 isoform X24 has product MAAVVDSWTENLPSVNEPLEGHYHNWNSAVELASLQENFESVNAALEGRTISDLMRNMAETIPSFTENFRSANEAFEKAKKHSFMRVQILYDKIDKQRGLSELIMNEEEKITKFDKKQTLANEDLQLLSNEDLQNVDDPFEKLYRRRDQDLTGKNLTGKMAEVEKKQVDKMAWFESVEKLYRRKDQDLTGKNLTGKMAEVEKEEEDLMLWFESVEKLYRRRDQDLTGKMAEVEKKQVDKMAWSEYVEKLYRQRDQDLTGKMAEVENEEEDLMAWFESVEKLYRRKDQDLTRKNPTRKMSEVEKEEVDKMAWFESVEKLYRRKDQDLTGKNLTGKMAEVKKEEEDLMAWFESVEKLYRRKDQDLTGKMAEVEKEQKARNHFSQRALKLKDKMDEPEKNQEYIVAGKSHCDSFADK; this is encoded by the exons ATGGCAGCTGTAGTAGACAGTTGGACCGAAAATTTGCCGAGTGTCAATGAACCTCTTGAG GGACATTATCATAATTGGAACAGTGCAGTTGAATTAGCTAGTTTGCAAGAAAATTTCGAGAGTGTCAATGCAGCTCTTGAG GGGCGTACTATCTCTGATCTTATGCGTAACATGGCTGAGACAATACCCAGTTTCACAGAAAATTTCCGGAGTGCCAATGAAGCTTTTGAG AAAGCAAAGAAACATTCCTTCATGAGGGTTCAGATTTTGTACGATAAGATAGACAAGCAGCGAGGATTGTCTGAGCTAATCATGAATGAG GAGGAAAAAATTACCAAGTTTGACAAAAAACAG ACTCTTGCTAATGAAGATCTGCAGTTGCTTTCTAATGAAGATTTGCAGAATGTCGATGATCCCTTTGAG AAACTTTACAGGCGAAGGGATCAAGATCTTACGGGAAAGAATCTTACGGGAAAGATGGCTGAGGTTGAGAAAAAACAG GTGGATAAAATGGCGTGGTTTGAATCCGTTGAG AAACTTTACAGGCGGAAGGATCAGGATCTTACGGGAAAGAATCTTACGGGAAAGATGGCTGAGGTTGAGAAAGAAGAG GAGGATTTAATGCTATGGTTTGAATCCGTTGAG AAACTTTACAGGCGGAGGGATCAGGATCTTACGGGAAAGATGGCTGAGGTTGAGAAAAAACAG GTGGATAAAATGGCATGGTCTGAATACGTTGAG AAACTTTACAGGCAGAGGGATCAGGATCTTACGGGAAAGATGGCTGAGGTGGAGAACGAAGAG GAGGATTTAATGGCATGGTTTGAATCCGTTGAG AAACTTTACAGGCGGAAGGATCAGGATCTTACGCGAAAGAATCCTACGAGAAAGATGTCTGAGGTTGAGAAAGAAGAG GTGGATAAAATGGCGTGGTTTGAATCCGTTGAG AAACTTTACAGGCGGAAGGATCAGGATCTTACGGGAAAGAATCTTACGGGAAAGATGGCTGAGGTTAAGAAAGAAGAG GAGGATTTAATGGCATGGTTTGAATCCGTTGAG AAACTTTACAGGCGGAAGGATCAGGATCTTACGGGGAAGATGGCTGAGGTTGAGAAAGAACAG AAAGCAAGGAATCATTTCTCGCAGAGGGCTTTGAAGCTGAAGGATAAGATGGATGAGCCTGAGAAAAACCAG GAATACATAGTTGCTGGCAAGTCTCACTGTGACTCATTTGCTGATAAGTAG
- the LOC141652466 gene encoding uncharacterized protein LOC141652466 isoform X20 — MAAVVDSWTENLPSVNEPLEGHYHNWNSAVELASLQENFESVNAALEGRTISDLMRNMAETIPSFTENFRSANEAFEKAKKHSFMRVQILYDKIDKQRGLSELIMNEEEKITKFDKKQTLANEDLQLLSNEDLQNVDDPFEVDKMAWSESVEKLYRRRDQDLTGKNLTGKMAEVEKKQVDKMAWSEYVEKLYRQRDQDLTGKMAEVENEEEDLMLWFESVEKLYRRKDQDLTGKNPTRKMSEVEKEEVDKMAWFESVEKLYRRKDQDLTGKNLTGKMAEVEKEEEDLMLWFESVEKLYRRRDQDLTGKMAEVEKKQVDKMAWFESVEKLYRRKDQDLTGKNLTGKMAEVKKEEEDLMAWFESVEKLYRRKDQDLTGKMAEVEKEQKARNHFSQRALKLKDKMDEPEKNQEYIVAGKSHCDSFADK; from the exons ATGGCAGCTGTAGTAGACAGTTGGACCGAAAATTTGCCGAGTGTCAATGAACCTCTTGAG GGACATTATCATAATTGGAACAGTGCAGTTGAATTAGCTAGTTTGCAAGAAAATTTCGAGAGTGTCAATGCAGCTCTTGAG GGGCGTACTATCTCTGATCTTATGCGTAACATGGCTGAGACAATACCCAGTTTCACAGAAAATTTCCGGAGTGCCAATGAAGCTTTTGAG AAAGCAAAGAAACATTCCTTCATGAGGGTTCAGATTTTGTACGATAAGATAGACAAGCAGCGAGGATTGTCTGAGCTAATCATGAATGAG GAGGAAAAAATTACCAAGTTTGACAAAAAACAG ACTCTTGCTAATGAAGATCTGCAGTTGCTTTCTAATGAAGATTTGCAGAATGTCGATGATCCCTTTGAG GTGGATAAAATGGCATGGTCTGAATCCGTTGAG AAACTTTACAGGCGAAGGGATCAAGATCTTACGGGAAAGAATCTTACGGGAAAGATGGCTGAGGTTGAGAAAAAACAG GTGGATAAAATGGCATGGTCTGAATACGTTGAG AAACTTTACAGGCAGAGGGATCAGGATCTTACGGGAAAGATGGCTGAGGTGGAGAACGAAGAG GAGGATTTAATGCTATGGTTTGAATCCGTTGAG AAACTTTACAGGCGGAAGGATCAGGATCTTACGGGAAAGAATCCTACGAGAAAGATGTCTGAGGTTGAGAAAGAAGAG GTGGATAAAATGGCGTGGTTTGAATCCGTTGAG AAACTTTACAGGCGGAAGGATCAGGATCTTACGGGAAAGAATCTTACGGGAAAGATGGCTGAGGTTGAGAAAGAAGAG GAGGATTTAATGCTATGGTTTGAATCCGTTGAG AAACTTTACAGGCGGAGGGATCAGGATCTTACGGGAAAGATGGCTGAGGTTGAGAAAAAACAG GTGGATAAAATGGCGTGGTTTGAATCCGTTGAG AAACTTTACAGGCGGAAGGATCAGGATCTTACGGGAAAGAATCTTACGGGAAAGATGGCTGAGGTTAAGAAAGAAGAG GAGGATTTAATGGCATGGTTTGAATCCGTTGAG AAACTTTACAGGCGGAAGGATCAGGATCTTACGGGGAAGATGGCTGAGGTTGAGAAAGAACAG AAAGCAAGGAATCATTTCTCGCAGAGGGCTTTGAAGCTGAAGGATAAGATGGATGAGCCTGAGAAAAACCAG GAATACATAGTTGCTGGCAAGTCTCACTGTGACTCATTTGCTGATAAGTAG
- the LOC141652466 gene encoding uncharacterized protein LOC141652466 isoform X18, translating into MAAVVDSWTENLPSVNEPLEGHYHNWNSAVELASLQENFESVNAALEGRTISDLMRNMAETIPSFTENFRSANEAFEKAKKHSFMRVQILYDKIDKQRGLSELIMNEEEKITKFDKKQTLANEDLQLLSNEDLQNVDDPFEVDKMAWSESVEKLYRRRDQDLTGKNLTGKMAEVEKKQVDKMAWSEYVEKLYRQRDQDLTGKMAEVENEEEDLMLWFESVEKLYRRKDQDLTGKNPTRKMSEVEKEEVDKMAWSEYVEKLYRQRDQDLTGKMAEVENEEEDLMAWFESVEKLYRRKDQDLTRKNPTRKMSEVEKEEVDKMAWFESVEKLYRRKDQDLTGKNLTGKMAEVKKEEEDLMAWFESVEKLYRRKDQDLTGKMAEVEKEQKARNHFSQRALKLKDKMDEPEKNQEYIVAGKSHCDSFADK; encoded by the exons ATGGCAGCTGTAGTAGACAGTTGGACCGAAAATTTGCCGAGTGTCAATGAACCTCTTGAG GGACATTATCATAATTGGAACAGTGCAGTTGAATTAGCTAGTTTGCAAGAAAATTTCGAGAGTGTCAATGCAGCTCTTGAG GGGCGTACTATCTCTGATCTTATGCGTAACATGGCTGAGACAATACCCAGTTTCACAGAAAATTTCCGGAGTGCCAATGAAGCTTTTGAG AAAGCAAAGAAACATTCCTTCATGAGGGTTCAGATTTTGTACGATAAGATAGACAAGCAGCGAGGATTGTCTGAGCTAATCATGAATGAG GAGGAAAAAATTACCAAGTTTGACAAAAAACAG ACTCTTGCTAATGAAGATCTGCAGTTGCTTTCTAATGAAGATTTGCAGAATGTCGATGATCCCTTTGAG GTGGATAAAATGGCATGGTCTGAATCCGTTGAG AAACTTTACAGGCGAAGGGATCAAGATCTTACGGGAAAGAATCTTACGGGAAAGATGGCTGAGGTTGAGAAAAAACAG GTGGATAAAATGGCATGGTCTGAATACGTTGAG AAACTTTACAGGCAGAGGGATCAGGATCTTACGGGAAAGATGGCTGAGGTGGAGAACGAAGAG GAGGATTTAATGCTATGGTTTGAATCCGTTGAG AAACTTTACAGGCGGAAGGATCAGGATCTTACGGGAAAGAATCCTACGAGAAAGATGTCTGAGGTTGAGAAAGAAGAG GTGGATAAAATGGCATGGTCTGAATACGTTGAG AAACTTTACAGGCAGAGGGATCAGGATCTTACGGGAAAGATGGCTGAGGTGGAGAACGAAGAG GAGGATTTAATGGCATGGTTTGAATCCGTTGAG AAACTTTACAGGCGGAAGGATCAGGATCTTACGCGAAAGAATCCTACGAGAAAGATGTCTGAGGTTGAGAAAGAAGAG GTGGATAAAATGGCGTGGTTTGAATCCGTTGAG AAACTTTACAGGCGGAAGGATCAGGATCTTACGGGAAAGAATCTTACGGGAAAGATGGCTGAGGTTAAGAAAGAAGAG GAGGATTTAATGGCATGGTTTGAATCCGTTGAG AAACTTTACAGGCGGAAGGATCAGGATCTTACGGGGAAGATGGCTGAGGTTGAGAAAGAACAG AAAGCAAGGAATCATTTCTCGCAGAGGGCTTTGAAGCTGAAGGATAAGATGGATGAGCCTGAGAAAAACCAG GAATACATAGTTGCTGGCAAGTCTCACTGTGACTCATTTGCTGATAAGTAG